In a single window of the Thermofilum uzonense genome:
- a CDS encoding cytochrome b/b6 domain-containing protein, producing MKRVKIISNSYRIAHTHNLHFIAFLSITGITLMAIEYFSWLAYIVGLPFAPYMNTDPVTAGVQVFRVLHRIFGIAWGGLIIIYGCYLFCSGNLRVIDALKKPIGQQIQEAKALAGLYLFGKPLPSDVKERLERHNVFVAYLALLLAIGFALLALSGVGLMLRFALGLSDQTAALLLFLHDLGFGITVLFVLLHVFASLHPANTPLLEAMFGDGYAPFEWLKDHMQAFIKRYNIAPEE from the coding sequence ATGAAGAGGGTAAAAATTATTAGTAACAGTTACAGGATCGCGCATACACACAACCTTCACTTCATAGCTTTTCTATCTATAACGGGGATAACATTAATGGCCATCGAGTACTTCTCCTGGCTGGCATACATAGTAGGACTACCTTTTGCACCTTACATGAACACCGATCCAGTCACCGCGGGCGTGCAAGTCTTCAGGGTACTCCACAGGATCTTCGGAATAGCGTGGGGAGGCCTCATCATAATATATGGTTGTTACCTCTTCTGCAGCGGAAATCTGAGAGTCATTGACGCGTTGAAAAAGCCTATCGGGCAGCAGATACAGGAGGCTAAAGCACTAGCCGGGCTATACCTGTTCGGCAAACCACTACCAAGTGATGTCAAGGAAAGACTGGAAAGACATAACGTGTTCGTTGCCTACCTAGCTTTACTCCTTGCTATAGGATTCGCCTTACTAGCCCTCAGCGGCGTGGGCCTTATGCTGCGCTTCGCCCTTGGCCTTTCAGACCAGACCGCTGCACTTCTACTCTTCCTACACGATCTAGGCTTCGGCATAACAGTTCTATTCGTCCTACTCCACGTGTTCGCCTCGCTACATCCAGCTAACACGCCACTATTAGAAGCGATGTTCGGTGACGGCTACGCACCATTCGAGTGGCTTAAGGACCACATGCAAGCCTTTATCAAGCGGTATAATATAGCCCCTGAAGAATAA
- a CDS encoding 4Fe-4S dicluster domain-containing protein: protein MVVQNLPGMKEGYAVLVDLDKCIGCRACQVACKDWNGRPAEMTKFSPTFTNPPDLTADDWKVVFYYEDMTKKALLLPSGDKIFEQVDIGPLPFQCMHCADPPCARSCPVGAIKVTAEGAVVINKDECIGCGYCATACPFRVPKRGSDGKFYKCTFCIDRIQNGMLPACVEACPTGVFKFGKASEIISAAQDMQAKGKLVYGLNLDSYVGGGTRWIYASSDRRSFAIKKHFADRGKPVATQQSREILKQLIVYGGALGALLLAGLELVAWRKSRVEEKTQVKEESR from the coding sequence ATGGTGGTACAAAATCTCCCGGGTATGAAGGAGGGATATGCGGTACTAGTAGACCTAGATAAGTGCATTGGCTGCCGCGCCTGTCAAGTTGCATGCAAGGACTGGAACGGTAGACCAGCAGAAATGACTAAGTTCAGCCCGACTTTCACTAATCCTCCAGACCTTACCGCAGACGATTGGAAAGTCGTCTTCTACTATGAGGACATGACCAAGAAGGCACTGCTACTCCCCTCAGGTGATAAAATCTTTGAACAGGTGGACATAGGCCCCCTGCCATTCCAGTGTATGCACTGCGCAGACCCGCCGTGCGCAAGGTCATGCCCTGTAGGAGCTATTAAGGTTACAGCTGAAGGCGCCGTAGTCATAAACAAAGACGAGTGTATTGGCTGCGGCTACTGTGCCACCGCGTGCCCGTTCAGGGTGCCTAAAAGAGGCTCCGACGGAAAATTCTACAAGTGCACGTTCTGTATCGACAGAATACAAAACGGTATGCTCCCAGCCTGTGTAGAGGCTTGCCCGACAGGAGTCTTCAAGTTCGGCAAAGCCTCAGAGATAATCTCCGCCGCCCAAGACATGCAAGCCAAAGGAAAACTCGTATACGGGCTAAACCTTGACAGCTATGTAGGCGGAGGGACACGATGGATTTACGCTAGCTCAGATAGGAGGAGCTTTGCAATCAAAAAGCATTTTGCTGACCGTGGCAAGCCGGTTGCAACTCAGCAGAGTAGAGAGATCCTCAAGCAGCTTATCGTTTATGGTGGTGCGCTGGGCGCGCTGCTTCTCGCAGGGCTTGAGTTGGTTGCTTGGAGAAAGAGCAGGGTAGAGGAGAAGACTCAGGTTAAAGAGGAGAGCAGGTGA